In the Quercus lobata isolate SW786 chromosome 5, ValleyOak3.0 Primary Assembly, whole genome shotgun sequence genome, one interval contains:
- the LOC115990100 gene encoding probable LRR receptor-like serine/threonine-protein kinase At1g05700, with translation MTKHFRFAIMLHGAFALTVLVHSQDQLGFISIDCGIPDDSSYKDGITDINYTSDSTFTDTGVNGNISPEYRTNSLEQQFWTVHSFPEGTKNCYTLSPSSGKDRNYLIRAKFMYGNYDGEGKTPTFDLYLGVNRWDTVAVSDASSTIPKEIIHLSSSEDIYVCLVNTGFGTPFISVLELRPLPNDTYIPKSGSLELFDRANCGLVNQTYRYKDDVFDRIWSPFGASQWRNISTIQPVSSGNSYQLPSVVMSTAVTPFTTNDSIGLYWSPNNATSQYYFYMHFAEIENLQANQSREFNIFLNGDLWYKALSPRYLVATTIYSPTYRTKPDSETKFKIWINKTETSTLPPILNAIEIYTVNQLLQAQTDQKDVDSIKNIKSMYGIKRNWQGDPCAPRDYSWDGLNCSYSNFDPASIISLNLSSSGLTGEIAPFISNLTMIQYLDLSNNSLKGTIPTFLSQLLLLQVLNLQNNSLSGSIPMELIERSNKGLLLLSVGGNPNLASDGGNTNPNSCVSSPCKKKKNVVVPVVTAVVGFAILSLCGIALLWHLKRRKKGEVIFVSNEQGRVLESKKQQFTYSEVLRITNNFASVIAKGGFGTVYHGYFDGLQVAVKMLSPSSVQGYKEFQAEANFLMKVHHKNLTSFVGYCHENTNMGLIYEYMANGNLAQHLSGVVSADKNSSFLSWETRLKIAMDSAQGLEYLHNGCKPPIIHRDVKSTNILLDENFQAKLTDLGLSRIISSEGGTHVSTKVVGTPGYLDPEYYATNWLTEKSDVFSFGVVLLEIITGRLAITKAPEKLHIIKWVNSMLERGDVKNIVDPRLAGDLDINSVWKAIEVAMACVSPNSIQRPTMTYVVMELKQCLAMELARMHEGFEIDLDQISGMNFVHTGKTPLAR, from the exons ATGACCAAGCATTTTCGTTTCGCAATAATGCTTCATGGTGCTTTCGCTCTCACTGTCCTTGTTCATTCCCAGGATCAATTAG gcTTTATCAGCATAGACTGTGGGATACCAGATGACTCAAGCTATAAAGATGGAATAACAGATATCAATTACACTTCAGACTCAACCTTCACAGACACTGGTGTAAATGGGAATATTTCACCCGAATACAGGACCAATTCTCTTGAACAACAGTTTTGGACTGTCCACAGCTTTCCTGAAGGAACTAAAAATTGTTACACCTTAAGCCCTTCATCAGGCAAAGACAGGAACTATTTGATCCGAGCGAAATTCATGTATGGGAACTATGATGGCGAAGGCAAAACCCCAACATTTGATTTGTATCTTGGAGTAAACAGGTGGGATACAGTTGCAGTGTCAGATGCATCAAGTACAATACCCAAGGAAATTATTCATTTGTCCTCATCAGAAGACATCTATGTTTGTCTTGTAAACACAGGCTTTGGGACACCTTTCATATCAGTATTAGAGCTAAGACCTTTGCCGAACGATACCTACATACCTAAATCAGGATCGCTGGAGCTCTTTGATCGGGCGAATTGCGGCTTAGTCAATCAAACTTACAG GTACAAAGATGATGTTTTTGACCGCATATGGTCACCCTTTGGCGCAAGTCAGTGGAGAAACATTAGTACCATTCAACCGGTCTCAAGCGGCAATTCTTACCAATTACCATCTGTTGTCATGAGTACTGCAGTCACGCCATTCACTACAAATGATTCCATAGGCTTGTATTGGTCTCCCAACAATGCAACCTcccaatattatttttacatgcactttgctgaaattgaaaatcttcAAGCAAATCAGTCTAGAGAATTCAACATCTTTCTGAATGGGGATTTGTGGTATAAAGCTCTTTCTCCAAGATACCTGGTCGCTACTACAATATACAGCCCAACATACAGAACAAAACCAGACAGTGAAACTAAATTTAAGATTTGGATCAATAAAACCGAGACTTCAACCCTTCCACCCATTCTCAACGCTATCGAGATATACACAGTGAATCAGCTTTTACAAGCACAAACAGACCAAAAAGATG TTGATTCTATCAAGAATATCAAGTCAATGTATGGAATAAAAAGAAACTGGCAAGGAGATCCTTGTGCCCCTAGAGATTACTCGTGGGACGGTCTTAATTGCAGCTACAGTAATTTTGATCCAGCCAGcatcatatcatt GAACTTATCCTCAAGTGGATTGACTGGGGAGATAGCTCCTTTCATTTCAAATCTCACAATGATACAATATCT GGATCTATCAAACAATAGCTTAAAAGGAACGATTCCCACTTTTCTATCACAACTGCTACTCTTGCAAGTTCT AAACCTTCAAAATAACAGCCTCTCAGGATCCATTCCCATGGAACTCATTGAAAGATCAAATAAGGGATTACTTTTGCTCAG TGTTGGAGGAAATCCAAATCTTGCTAGTGATGGGGGAAATACAAATCCAAATTCTTGTGTGTCCAGtccatgcaaaaagaaaaagaatgttgTTGTTCCAGTAGTAACAGCAGTTGTTGGATTTGCCATCCTCTCATTATGTGGAATTGCTCTCTTGTGGCACCtgaaaaggaggaaaaaag GGGAGGTGATCTTTGTATCCAATGAACAAGGAAGGGTGTTAGAGTCTAAGAAACAGCAGTTCACATACTCAGAGGTCCTGCGTATTACCAATAATTTTGCAAGCGTTATCGCGAAAGGAGGCTTTGGAACAGTTTATCATGGCTACTTTGATGGCCTTCAAGTTGCTGTGAAGATGCTTTCACCTTCATCAGTTCAAGGGTATAAGGAATTTCAGGCAGAG GCCAATTTTCTTATGAAAGTTCATCACAAAAACTTGACTTCTTTTGTTGGATATTGCCATGAAAACACCAATATGGGGCTCATCTATGAGTATATGGCAAATGGAAACTTGGCACAGCATCTGTCAG GAGTTGTGAGCGCGgataaaaattcaagtttcttGAGTTGGGAAACTAGACTCAAAATAGCAATGGACTCAGCACAAG GATTAGAGTATTTGCACAATGGTTGCAAGCCACCCATTATCCACCGTGATGTGAAGTCTACAAACATCTTATTGGATGAAAATTTCCAAGCCAAACTAACTGATTTAGGGTTGTCTAGAATTATCTCTAGCGAAGGTGGCACTCATGTCTCAACAAAAGTTGTTGGCACCCCAGGATACCTTGACCCTGA GTACTATGCAACAAACTGGTTGACTGAGAAGAGTGATGTTTTCAGCTTTGGAGTTGTTCTATTGGAAATAATCACAGGACGACTTGCAATCACTAAAGCTCCGGAGAAACTTCATATAATTAAATGGGTTAATTCCATGCTTGAAAGAGGGGATGTTAAGAATATTGTGGATCCAAGGTTAGCAGGAGACCTTGACATTAATTCTGTTTGGAAAGCAATAGAAGTGGCAATGGCTTGTGTGTCTCCCAATTCCATCCAAAGGCCAACTATGACTTATGTAGTGATGGAATTAAAGCAATGTTTGGCAATGGAATTGGCTCGGAtgcatgagggctttgagataGATTTAGACCAAATCAGTGGAATGAACTTTGTGCATACTGGAAAAACTCCCTTGGCAAGGTAG